The Listeria monocytogenes genome window below encodes:
- a CDS encoding pyridoxal phosphate-dependent aminotransferase, with protein sequence MNNSKIAKKHQQMPVNILADIGTLAKTMPDILDLSIGDPDLITDESIINAAFEDVRAGHTKYTESGGDVELIDAIRGYFSRNYDLSFERSQIRATVGALHGMYLTLQTILDDGDEVIIHEPYFSPYKDQVLNSGGTPIIIPTYEKDDFAINVDILEAAITDKTKALILNSPNNPTGAVFSPETFEKIANLAQKYDFFILSDEVYDGFSFYEDFVPMAKFAPDHTITFGSMSKNFAMTGWRLGYMIAPTYLNEAAKIINEGITYSAPTPSQRAAIYALNHSETLIPLVTETFQKRLEYIAKRVEEIPYLSLHPLKGSIYAFINISKTNMDSVSFTEYVLKETQVLVIPGLAFGESGDNYVRLAATQDLSVLEEAFNRLAKLTF encoded by the coding sequence ATGAATAACTCAAAAATTGCTAAAAAACATCAACAAATGCCTGTGAACATTCTTGCTGATATTGGCACACTTGCCAAAACAATGCCTGATATTCTCGATTTATCCATCGGTGATCCTGATTTAATTACGGATGAATCGATTATTAATGCTGCTTTTGAAGACGTTCGAGCAGGCCATACAAAATATACAGAATCTGGTGGAGATGTGGAACTCATCGACGCCATTCGTGGTTATTTTAGCCGTAATTATGATTTGTCTTTTGAACGTAGCCAAATCCGCGCTACAGTTGGTGCGCTTCATGGTATGTATCTAACCTTGCAAACCATTCTTGACGACGGCGATGAAGTCATTATCCATGAACCTTACTTCTCCCCGTATAAAGATCAAGTGTTGAATTCTGGTGGTACTCCCATCATTATCCCAACTTATGAAAAAGACGATTTTGCGATTAATGTCGATATTTTAGAAGCTGCCATTACTGATAAAACGAAAGCTTTAATTTTAAATTCACCTAATAATCCCACCGGTGCTGTTTTTTCACCAGAAACGTTTGAAAAAATCGCCAATTTAGCCCAAAAATATGATTTCTTTATTTTATCGGATGAAGTATATGATGGATTCAGTTTTTATGAAGACTTCGTGCCAATGGCCAAATTCGCACCAGATCACACAATTACATTCGGTAGTATGTCTAAAAACTTCGCAATGACCGGTTGGCGTCTAGGATATATGATTGCTCCTACTTATTTAAACGAAGCTGCAAAGATTATTAATGAAGGAATTACTTATTCAGCCCCTACACCATCTCAAAGAGCTGCTATTTACGCGTTAAATCATTCTGAGACACTAATTCCTTTAGTAACAGAAACCTTCCAAAAACGCCTAGAATACATCGCAAAACGGGTGGAAGAAATCCCATATCTTTCTTTACATCCACTCAAAGGTTCGATTTATGCCTTTATCAACATTTCTAAAACAAATATGGATTCCGTTTCGTTTACAGAATATGTCTTAAAAGAAACACAAGTCCTCGTAATTCCTGGACTAGCTTTCGGTGAATCTGGTGATAATTATGTTCGCCTAGCCGCAACCCAAGACCTCAGCGTGCTAGAGGAAGCATTTAACCGCCTCGCTAAATTAACCTTTTAA
- a CDS encoding ABC transporter permease subunit (The N-terminal region of this protein, as described by TIGR01726, is a three transmembrane segment that identifies a subfamily of ABC transporter permease subunits, which specificities that include histidine, arginine, glutamine, glutamate, L-cystine (sic), the opines (in Agrobacterium) octopine and nopaline, etc.), whose translation MQKHLLQKFAAILLVFIVVFSGFTTVFAADTEDQTLTKIQEKGVLTVGLSADYPPYEFHQTIDGKDKVVGFDVSIAEKIAKDLDVKLDIKEMNFDSLLGSLKTGKIDMIISGMSPTPERQKEVDFSDPYMFVQQRVVIRKTDKDKFTSVNDFNGVKVGAQKQTTQEELAQNELVGSEVVSLQKVPDLILNLKSNKVDAVVLEGPVAEAYISQDKTLAMADIKFANGSKETAIAMPKGSTALQEKVNASIKDIQDTGLLKKYQKEANKLMFQDGSFYEKYGNYFITGTLITIALAAIGVLCGAILGSLLALMKLAKTRWLRWPAACYIEFVRGTPLLIQIFIVFFGTQIIGMDVSAFVSGCIALSLNSAAYVAEIIRAGISAVNKGQMEAARSLGMTQGASMRYIILPQAVKNILPALGNEFVTVIKESSIVSVIGVTELMFMTGVVQGASFKPFIPLIITSLIYFVLTFSLSRLLGVAERRMRTSD comes from the coding sequence ATGCAGAAGCATTTATTACAAAAGTTTGCAGCAATTTTACTTGTTTTTATAGTTGTATTTTCCGGCTTCACAACTGTGTTCGCCGCTGATACAGAAGATCAAACTTTAACTAAAATTCAAGAAAAAGGCGTTTTAACAGTTGGCCTTTCCGCTGACTATCCACCGTATGAATTTCATCAAACAATCGACGGTAAAGATAAAGTCGTTGGTTTTGATGTAAGTATTGCGGAAAAAATTGCCAAAGATTTAGATGTTAAATTAGACATTAAAGAAATGAATTTCGACAGCTTGCTTGGTTCACTAAAAACCGGCAAGATTGATATGATTATTTCCGGGATGTCACCTACACCCGAACGTCAAAAAGAAGTGGATTTCTCAGATCCATACATGTTCGTTCAGCAACGTGTCGTGATTAGAAAAACGGATAAAGATAAGTTTACAAGCGTGAATGATTTTAACGGTGTTAAAGTTGGTGCCCAAAAACAAACGACACAAGAAGAATTAGCTCAAAACGAACTAGTTGGTTCAGAAGTTGTTTCCCTTCAGAAAGTACCAGATCTTATTCTTAACCTTAAAAGCAACAAGGTCGATGCCGTTGTTTTAGAAGGTCCTGTTGCTGAAGCATATATTAGTCAAGATAAGACACTTGCTATGGCCGATATCAAATTTGCTAACGGTAGCAAAGAAACAGCCATCGCCATGCCAAAAGGTTCTACAGCTTTACAAGAAAAAGTCAACGCTTCTATTAAAGATATACAAGATACCGGCTTACTGAAAAAATATCAAAAAGAAGCCAATAAACTAATGTTCCAAGATGGTAGTTTCTACGAAAAATATGGTAATTACTTTATTACTGGTACATTAATCACCATTGCTCTTGCTGCTATTGGTGTGTTATGTGGCGCCATTCTCGGCTCATTACTCGCTCTCATGAAACTAGCGAAAACAAGGTGGTTACGCTGGCCAGCAGCATGCTATATTGAATTTGTCCGTGGTACGCCACTTCTAATTCAAATTTTCATCGTCTTTTTCGGCACTCAAATTATCGGTATGGACGTTTCCGCCTTTGTTTCTGGTTGTATCGCCCTATCGCTCAACAGTGCTGCTTATGTTGCTGAAATTATCCGGGCAGGTATTTCCGCTGTTAACAAAGGTCAAATGGAAGCAGCTCGTTCCCTTGGTATGACACAAGGCGCAAGCATGCGTTACATCATCTTACCGCAAGCCGTGAAAAATATTCTTCCTGCACTTGGGAATGAATTCGTTACTGTTATTAAAGAATCTTCCATCGTATCCGTTATTGGTGTAACAGAGCTAATGTTTATGACTGGCGTAGTACAAGGCGCAAGCTTCAAGCCATTTATCCCGCTAATTATTACATCGTTAATCTACTTTGTACTAACATTTAGCCTGTCGAGACTACTAGGTGTTGCTGAAAGGAGAATGAGAACAAGTGATTAA
- a CDS encoding ABC transporter ATP-binding protein, translating to MKVDSLSKKIDGKLLLDKITFEVKPGEIIGVVGRNGVGKTTLFRTIMGFYIPDEGDVFLDEPLSKNPQLKQKLFMLQDNLHCWDGYKIPTIKKFYKKTYPLFDGAKFDSLMNRVNLATDVKFQNYSKGMKGLFGLVLALSIGADYILLDEPMEGLDIIAQKKIMGMLLEEVEKRKLGIIISSHRLADLDPIADYIHILQDNHIEESYHLESLREQAVKIQIAFENKKIPPILLENGKVINKYGRVYTILFRDMNTELYAAIKKEKPIFMDELAVTLEDLFIYHLEKQGGEKS from the coding sequence TTGAAGGTTGATTCGCTTAGCAAAAAAATTGACGGGAAACTCTTATTGGATAAAATAACATTTGAAGTGAAGCCAGGAGAAATTATTGGTGTGGTAGGACGAAATGGTGTTGGAAAAACCACTCTTTTTCGAACTATAATGGGTTTTTATATCCCAGACGAGGGCGATGTGTTCCTAGATGAGCCGTTGAGCAAAAATCCTCAATTAAAGCAAAAATTATTTATGCTTCAAGATAATTTACATTGTTGGGATGGTTATAAGATTCCGACGATAAAAAAATTCTATAAAAAAACCTATCCACTATTCGACGGAGCTAAATTTGATAGCTTAATGAACCGAGTCAACTTAGCCACAGATGTAAAGTTTCAAAACTATTCAAAAGGAATGAAAGGTCTTTTTGGTCTTGTTCTAGCTCTTTCTATAGGCGCAGATTATATTCTACTCGATGAACCGATGGAAGGACTTGATATAATTGCTCAAAAGAAAATAATGGGCATGTTATTAGAAGAAGTAGAGAAGCGGAAATTAGGCATTATTATTTCTTCCCATCGTTTAGCTGATTTAGATCCAATTGCTGACTATATTCATATTTTACAAGATAATCATATCGAAGAGTCTTACCATCTTGAATCACTTCGGGAACAAGCTGTTAAAATTCAAATCGCTTTTGAAAACAAAAAAATCCCACCTATTTTACTGGAAAATGGCAAAGTAATTAATAAATATGGCCGTGTTTACACCATTTTATTCCGAGATATGAATACTGAATTATACGCAGCAATAAAAAAAGAAAAACCGATTTTCATGGATGAACTCGCAGTCACGTTAGAAGACTTGTTTATTTATCATTTAGAAAAACAAGGAGGCGAGAAATCATGA
- a CDS encoding bifunctional transcriptional activator/DNA repair enzyme AdaA: protein MSDYYLTKKRWQAILTNDKTADGTFFYGVTSTKIFCYPSCKSRLPKKENIVIFHSAEEAFSHGYRACKRCKSGGTALPDTEWVTNIEMYIKENFAKPLTLQIIADDCHGSPYHLHRTFKRIKLMTPITYLENVRISYAKKQLTSTNQSIEIIGKMSGFPNPSHFSTTFKRHTGLSPNQFRKTTKKN from the coding sequence TTGTCAGATTATTACTTAACAAAAAAAAGATGGCAAGCAATTTTAACGAATGATAAGACTGCTGATGGCACATTTTTCTATGGGGTTACATCTACGAAGATTTTTTGCTATCCTTCTTGTAAATCACGATTACCAAAAAAAGAAAACATCGTTATTTTCCATAGTGCGGAGGAAGCTTTTTCGCATGGCTACCGGGCTTGTAAACGATGTAAATCTGGTGGTACTGCACTCCCCGATACGGAGTGGGTAACAAATATTGAAATGTATATTAAAGAAAATTTTGCCAAGCCGCTCACGTTACAAATTATTGCGGATGACTGCCACGGGAGCCCTTACCATTTACACCGTACATTTAAGCGCATTAAGCTGATGACGCCTATTACTTACCTTGAGAATGTCCGAATTAGCTACGCAAAAAAGCAATTAACTAGCACCAACCAATCCATTGAAATTATCGGAAAAATGTCTGGTTTTCCAAATCCCTCTCATTTTTCTACTACTTTTAAAAGGCATACAGGTTTGTCGCCAAACCAATTTCGAAAAACCACCAAAAAAAATTAA
- a CDS encoding GntR family transcriptional regulator has protein sequence MFTINTKSQLPIYEQIVQKIKEQVVKGILQEGEKILSIREFASRIGVNPNTVSKAYQELERQEVIVTVKGKGTFIANQEDKVRSPKKLAETKIKLKETILDLVYLGINVEEIHRLSDEYSQDIIGGDMVEG, from the coding sequence ATGTTTACGATTAACACAAAAAGTCAACTACCGATTTATGAACAGATTGTCCAAAAAATTAAAGAACAAGTTGTCAAAGGGATCCTGCAAGAAGGCGAAAAGATACTGTCTATACGTGAATTTGCTAGTAGAATAGGAGTGAATCCAAACACTGTGAGTAAAGCTTACCAAGAATTAGAACGACAAGAAGTAATTGTCACGGTAAAAGGAAAAGGAACCTTTATAGCGAACCAAGAAGATAAAGTGCGTTCGCCAAAAAAATTAGCAGAAACAAAAATTAAATTAAAAGAAACAATTCTCGATTTAGTTTATCTTGGGATTAACGTAGAAGAAATACATAGATTATCGGACGAATATAGTCAAGACATCATTGGGGGTGACATGGTTGAAGGTTGA
- a CDS encoding inorganic phosphate transporter has protein sequence MEGMFLITLVIVLAALAFDLINGFHDTANAIATSVSTKALKPRHAIILAAVMNFVGAISFTGVAKTITKDIVNPFDLDHGELVILAALLSAIAWNLITWYFGIPSSSSHALIGSIAGAAIASAGFAAIEYSGFTKIIVGLLVSPVLAFVVGYTIYSLFKIFLKNLNLATTNRRFRMIQVGTAALQSYTHGTNDAQKSMGIITMALIASGFQTTDDVQLWVQVSCAIAMAIGTSIGGWKIIKTVGGKIMKIKPVNGVAADLSSVIIIFGATFIHLPVSTTHVISSSILGVGTAHRVKGVKWDTAQRMIITWVITLPISATIAALIFYVLRFIL, from the coding sequence ATGGAAGGAATGTTTCTCATCACCCTCGTCATCGTACTTGCCGCGCTAGCATTTGACCTAATCAATGGGTTTCATGATACAGCTAACGCAATTGCGACTAGTGTCTCTACAAAAGCCTTAAAACCACGACATGCGATTATTCTTGCTGCCGTAATGAACTTTGTGGGTGCTATTTCATTCACAGGGGTTGCTAAAACCATTACAAAAGACATTGTTAACCCATTTGACTTAGATCACGGGGAACTTGTTATTTTAGCGGCATTACTTTCAGCTATTGCTTGGAACTTAATCACTTGGTATTTCGGAATTCCTAGTAGTTCCTCCCATGCCTTGATTGGATCCATCGCCGGTGCAGCCATTGCATCAGCAGGGTTTGCAGCAATTGAATACAGCGGATTTACTAAAATCATTGTTGGTTTATTAGTATCTCCTGTACTTGCTTTCGTAGTCGGTTACACAATATATTCACTCTTTAAGATTTTCTTGAAGAACTTAAATTTAGCCACGACCAATCGGCGCTTCCGGATGATTCAAGTCGGAACTGCTGCACTACAATCTTACACACACGGAACTAATGATGCGCAAAAATCAATGGGGATTATCACAATGGCATTAATTGCTAGTGGTTTCCAAACAACGGATGATGTGCAATTATGGGTTCAAGTATCCTGTGCGATTGCCATGGCGATTGGTACGAGTATTGGTGGTTGGAAAATCATCAAAACTGTCGGTGGTAAAATCATGAAAATCAAACCTGTTAATGGTGTAGCGGCTGATTTAAGTTCCGTTATCATTATTTTCGGTGCTACTTTCATTCATTTACCAGTTAGTACAACACACGTAATCAGCTCTTCTATCCTTGGTGTTGGAACAGCTCACCGTGTCAAAGGTGTAAAATGGGATACTGCACAACGCATGATTATTACATGGGTTATCACGCTTCCTATTTCTGCAACGATTGCAGCACTTATCTTCTATGTACTAAGATTCATTCTATAA
- a CDS encoding DNA alkylation repair protein — MTVIQTLFRANCSLTDAPPMEAYMKNQFTFLGIRAGERKKLVAAYLKENGEPQDVLGFTIALFAEEEREFQYVAIDLLTRYGKKQPSEAIKVYEQLIVTKSWWDTVDGLAGTVVSNHFKLYPELIPTYNEAWINGDNIWLARTAILFQLKYKEKTNVDLLFSNCEKWLDSKEFFIQKAIGWALRQYAKVDSEAVRQFVNSHSLAPLSRREALKHIGEA, encoded by the coding sequence ATGACAGTTATTCAAACGTTATTTCGCGCGAATTGTTCTTTAACAGATGCTCCGCCAATGGAAGCTTACATGAAAAACCAATTTACTTTTTTAGGGATTAGAGCTGGTGAACGAAAGAAATTGGTCGCTGCATATTTGAAAGAAAATGGGGAGCCGCAAGATGTACTTGGATTTACGATAGCTTTATTTGCTGAAGAAGAACGTGAATTTCAGTATGTGGCCATTGATTTATTAACTCGTTACGGTAAAAAACAGCCCAGTGAGGCGATAAAAGTATATGAGCAATTAATTGTAACGAAATCTTGGTGGGATACTGTGGACGGCCTAGCGGGAACTGTAGTAAGTAATCATTTTAAACTATATCCTGAGTTGATTCCTACCTATAATGAAGCGTGGATAAACGGAGATAATATTTGGCTCGCTCGAACGGCGATTTTATTTCAATTGAAGTACAAAGAAAAAACCAATGTAGATTTACTTTTTTCCAATTGCGAAAAATGGCTGGATTCCAAAGAATTCTTCATTCAAAAAGCGATTGGATGGGCGCTCAGACAATATGCGAAAGTCGATAGTGAGGCAGTTCGCCAGTTTGTAAATAGCCACTCGCTTGCACCGTTAAGCCGAAGAGAAGCACTTAAACATATCGGGGAGGCGTAA
- a CDS encoding amino acid ABC transporter ATP-binding protein: MINIKNLHKHFGKLEVLKGIDLEIASGEVVVVIGPSGSGKSTFLRCLNLLEQPTTGTILFENKDLMAKQTNVNELRQKMGMVFQNFNLFPHKNVLENLMLAPMKVKNEDSAAAKKHALSLLEKVGLADKATSYPSQLSGGQQQRVAIARALAMNPDVMLFDEPTSALDPEMVGEVLSVMKSLAKEGMTMVVVTHEMGFAREVADHVVFMDAGVIQEQGTPEEVFGNPQNDRTKDFLGKVLA, from the coding sequence GTGATTAATATTAAAAATTTACACAAACATTTTGGCAAATTAGAAGTCTTAAAAGGTATTGACCTTGAAATCGCATCTGGAGAAGTGGTCGTAGTTATCGGCCCTTCCGGAAGCGGGAAAAGTACTTTTCTACGTTGCCTGAACTTATTAGAACAACCAACAACCGGCACGATTCTTTTCGAAAACAAAGACCTAATGGCGAAACAAACAAACGTCAACGAACTTCGTCAAAAAATGGGTATGGTTTTCCAAAACTTTAACTTGTTTCCACATAAAAATGTTCTTGAAAACCTAATGTTAGCGCCTATGAAAGTAAAAAATGAAGATAGTGCAGCTGCAAAAAAACACGCTCTTTCACTCCTGGAAAAAGTCGGCCTAGCTGATAAAGCAACTAGTTATCCTTCCCAACTTTCTGGCGGACAACAACAACGTGTAGCCATTGCCAGGGCGCTTGCAATGAATCCAGACGTCATGTTATTCGACGAACCAACTTCCGCACTTGACCCTGAAATGGTCGGTGAAGTTTTAAGTGTTATGAAGTCGCTTGCTAAAGAAGGCATGACGATGGTTGTCGTAACGCACGAAATGGGCTTCGCAAGAGAAGTTGCCGACCATGTTGTCTTCATGGATGCCGGCGTGATTCAAGAACAAGGCACGCCCGAAGAAGTATTCGGAAATCCACAAAACGATCGTACTAAAGACTTTTTAGGAAAAGTATTAGCATAA
- a CDS encoding VOC family protein, producing the protein MLHHVEIYVADLEESRLFWSELLEELSYELYQSWNEGFSYKFADTYLVFVQTDEPFVAEGYHRKRIGLNHLAFHGGTKERVDDFQAKLKAKGTKLLYEERYPFAGGENHYAVFFEDPNGIKVEICTEVTT; encoded by the coding sequence ATGTTACATCATGTGGAAATATATGTAGCTGATTTAGAAGAAAGTCGCTTGTTTTGGTCCGAACTATTAGAAGAACTTTCTTATGAATTATACCAGTCTTGGAATGAAGGCTTTAGTTATAAATTCGCCGATACGTATTTAGTATTTGTGCAAACAGACGAGCCGTTTGTCGCAGAAGGTTATCATCGCAAACGCATTGGTCTTAATCATTTAGCATTTCATGGTGGTACAAAAGAACGTGTGGATGATTTTCAAGCCAAATTAAAAGCAAAAGGAACCAAACTTCTATATGAAGAAAGATATCCTTTTGCTGGTGGTGAAAATCATTATGCTGTATTTTTTGAAGATCCAAATGGAATAAAAGTAGAGATTTGTACAGAAGTCACAACGTAA
- a CDS encoding DUF47 domain-containing protein, with the protein MAFKNKKDRFASLLHDIAVNLHEGANFFATYNINSVEDLHTFSNKIKEYETAGDSMVHKMIMELNDAFITPIEREDMLELTNRLDDVMDALDETAFSLEICQITHYDEYMIKFIQAIQASTVEIEKAVDLVFDKKLKDVRKLAIQIKDYESQCDDVYRESLIQLFQNEKDPIKLIRLREVYEKLEDIADSCQSVANTLESIVMKNA; encoded by the coding sequence ATGGCTTTTAAAAATAAAAAAGACCGTTTTGCTTCGTTGTTGCATGACATTGCAGTAAATTTACATGAAGGTGCAAATTTCTTTGCAACTTACAACATTAATTCGGTGGAGGATTTACATACTTTCTCGAATAAAATCAAAGAATATGAAACAGCTGGAGACTCCATGGTTCACAAAATGATTATGGAATTAAACGACGCTTTCATTACACCAATCGAACGTGAGGACATGTTAGAACTTACTAACCGTTTAGACGACGTAATGGACGCACTTGATGAAACAGCTTTCTCACTAGAAATCTGTCAAATCACTCATTATGATGAATACATGATTAAATTTATCCAAGCTATTCAAGCAAGCACTGTTGAAATCGAAAAAGCAGTTGATCTTGTTTTTGATAAAAAACTAAAAGACGTTCGTAAACTTGCGATCCAAATTAAAGATTACGAATCCCAATGTGATGATGTTTACCGCGAATCACTAATCCAACTTTTCCAAAATGAAAAAGATCCAATTAAACTAATTCGTCTAAGAGAAGTTTATGAAAAATTAGAAGACATTGCTGATAGTTGTCAAAGCGTTGCGAATACGCTTGAGTCAATTGTCATGAAAAATGCGTAA
- a CDS encoding aldo/keto reductase — translation MTKTLQDRMILPGNETIPYIGLGVFQVTEQEFIAGAVEKAIEVGYRLFDTAAVYNNEAIVGQAIADSTVLREELFISSKVWNGDLGYDETLFAFERTLRNLKLDYLDLYLIHWPVAGKYRDSWRAMERLHDEKLIKSIGVANFKQHHLSDLLVAANEKPVLNQVETHPLLPQNDLRKYLAEQNIAHAAWSPLAKGILMQNPVITEIAKKHQASVDQVILQWHLNRNTIIFPKSITSSRIEENSRLSYFQLDASDMEKIDRLETGKRVGPDPDDLEYFLSSIERERAYLTGGATE, via the coding sequence TTGACAAAAACTTTACAAGACAGAATGATACTACCGGGGAATGAGACAATTCCTTATATTGGACTTGGTGTATTTCAAGTAACTGAACAAGAATTTATCGCTGGAGCTGTGGAGAAGGCAATTGAAGTAGGCTATCGGTTGTTTGATACGGCGGCAGTTTATAATAATGAAGCAATTGTTGGGCAAGCGATTGCAGATAGTACGGTCTTGCGAGAAGAATTATTTATTAGTTCAAAAGTGTGGAACGGGGATCTTGGCTATGATGAAACGTTATTTGCCTTTGAACGCACGCTTCGGAATTTGAAGTTGGATTATTTGGACTTGTATTTAATCCATTGGCCTGTTGCCGGGAAATACCGTGATTCATGGCGAGCGATGGAGCGGCTTCATGACGAAAAACTAATAAAATCTATTGGAGTTGCGAATTTCAAACAACATCATTTAAGTGATTTACTGGTTGCTGCAAATGAAAAACCAGTTTTAAATCAAGTGGAAACGCATCCACTTTTACCGCAAAATGATCTTCGGAAATATTTGGCGGAACAGAATATCGCGCACGCTGCCTGGTCACCGCTGGCTAAAGGGATATTAATGCAAAATCCGGTGATTACAGAAATTGCGAAAAAACATCAAGCATCTGTCGATCAAGTGATTTTACAATGGCATTTGAATCGCAATACGATTATTTTTCCAAAGTCAATTACCTCTAGTCGGATTGAGGAAAATTCACGATTATCCTATTTCCAATTAGATGCCAGTGATATGGAAAAAATTGACCGCCTAGAAACAGGAAAACGTGTTGGGCCGGATCCAGATGATTTGGAGTACTTTTTGAGTAGTATTGAACGAGAGCGTGCTTATTTAACAGGTGGAGCAACAGAATGA
- a CDS encoding HAD family hydrolase, whose amino-acid sequence MKAVVFDFDGTMLDTENLWYTETMNYLKETYDIDLPDEIYQQIIGTSEEPIIRYMMEATNGTFDKEAFLTTVAEACHLGQQSLGFRDGFKEFFEQVKANNYKIGLATSSGFDWIEPTLDRLGILADFETIQTADHVDEIKPHPALYLQAVEALGVKPEEAIAIEDSKNGALSAMQAGLKVYIVPNEATKNITFPKEATVVSSFADINLK is encoded by the coding sequence GTGAAGGCAGTTGTTTTTGATTTTGATGGAACTATGCTTGATACGGAAAATTTATGGTATACGGAGACAATGAACTATTTGAAAGAGACGTACGACATTGATTTACCAGACGAAATTTATCAACAAATTATCGGCACAAGTGAAGAACCAATTATTCGCTATATGATGGAAGCGACGAACGGGACTTTTGATAAAGAAGCTTTTTTAACTACCGTGGCGGAAGCTTGTCATCTTGGCCAACAATCACTTGGCTTTCGTGATGGTTTTAAAGAATTTTTTGAACAAGTAAAGGCAAATAATTATAAAATAGGTCTTGCAACGAGTTCGGGATTTGACTGGATTGAGCCTACGCTGGATCGTCTAGGCATTTTAGCTGATTTTGAGACAATACAAACGGCAGACCATGTGGATGAAATTAAGCCACATCCAGCACTTTACTTACAAGCTGTGGAAGCGCTTGGGGTTAAACCAGAAGAAGCCATTGCAATAGAAGATTCCAAAAATGGCGCGCTGTCAGCAATGCAGGCTGGGTTAAAAGTGTATATCGTACCGAATGAAGCGACAAAAAATATCACTTTTCCAAAAGAAGCGACAGTTGTTTCTTCTTTTGCAGATATTAATTTGAAATAA
- a CDS encoding RluA family pseudouridine synthase produces MTHVTLPILEDWEGLSLTTILQEKFHLGKKARHEIRMSQNVLLNNKPLEDWNTPLFVGASLSLPVFLHDKIPTYEYDLEIIYEDDFLLVVNKPVNMKTHANDSYEIDTCANAVQYYLEKTGQDANALAVHRLDQTTSGLVLFAKNKLAIAGLSWQMENRAIHRTYLAAVDGTWGLVMQTINKPIGEDRHHGSRRQISPYGQPAVTHVKVLENDNEKNTSLVECQIETGRTHQIRVHLSGIGHPIIGDTLYGGSPRANRIMLHAEKLHLNHPFKGKEMNFSAPAGDDWVF; encoded by the coding sequence ATGACACATGTAACATTACCCATATTAGAAGATTGGGAAGGTCTTTCACTAACTACTATTTTGCAAGAAAAATTTCATCTCGGTAAAAAAGCACGACATGAAATTCGCATGTCTCAAAACGTTTTACTAAATAATAAACCGCTAGAAGATTGGAATACCCCACTTTTCGTTGGCGCGAGTCTTTCTTTACCAGTTTTTTTACACGACAAAATCCCGACTTATGAGTACGACTTAGAAATTATTTATGAGGATGATTTTTTACTTGTAGTCAATAAACCGGTGAATATGAAAACTCATGCAAATGATAGTTATGAAATAGATACTTGCGCGAATGCTGTGCAATATTACTTAGAAAAAACTGGCCAAGATGCAAACGCCCTAGCAGTTCACCGTCTTGACCAAACTACTTCTGGTTTAGTGTTGTTTGCTAAAAATAAATTAGCTATTGCCGGCTTATCTTGGCAAATGGAAAATAGAGCGATTCACCGGACTTATCTCGCTGCAGTTGATGGTACTTGGGGACTCGTAATGCAAACAATCAACAAACCAATTGGCGAAGATCGTCACCACGGTTCCAGACGCCAAATCAGCCCATATGGTCAACCAGCCGTAACGCATGTTAAAGTGTTAGAAAACGATAATGAAAAAAACACCTCTCTTGTAGAATGCCAAATCGAAACTGGCCGGACGCACCAAATCCGCGTGCACTTAAGCGGAATTGGCCACCCAATCATCGGTGATACACTTTATGGTGGTTCTCCTCGTGCTAATCGCATCATGCTACATGCAGAGAAATTACATTTAAATCATCCTTTCAAAGGCAAAGAAATGAATTTTTCAGCGCCCGCTGGAGATGATTGGGTATTTTAA